A portion of the Candidatus Reconcilbacillus cellulovorans genome contains these proteins:
- a CDS encoding ubiquinone biosynthesis methyltransferase UbiE, protein MPESTNTILNQRTLQASNRRLAELLRPGMHVLDAGCGSGAITQGIAERVGPDGRVVGVDNNPRLIEEARRRYGHTPGLSFETADIYLLPYRDGFDVVSASRVLQWLSDPLLALLQMKLAAKKGGKVLVLDYNHEKIRWRPSPPESMQYFYRQFLKWRADAGMNNAVADHLEELFRMCGLVDIAVTDQSERVARGDPGFEAGVSIWAEVAASRGHQMVADGYLTEEERSRAEAEYREWAREEAEEQVMYLLAVEGVRI, encoded by the coding sequence ATGCCGGAAAGTACGAATACGATTCTCAATCAAAGAACGCTTCAGGCGTCCAATCGGCGGTTGGCCGAATTGCTAAGGCCGGGCATGCATGTGCTGGACGCGGGTTGCGGCAGCGGGGCGATTACGCAGGGTATCGCCGAGCGGGTCGGCCCGGACGGCCGAGTGGTCGGTGTCGACAACAACCCGAGGCTGATCGAAGAGGCGCGGCGACGCTACGGCCATACCCCGGGACTGTCGTTCGAAACGGCTGACATTTATTTGCTTCCTTATCGCGACGGTTTCGACGTCGTGAGCGCGTCTCGCGTTCTTCAATGGCTGTCCGATCCGCTGCTCGCTCTGCTCCAGATGAAGCTGGCGGCGAAAAAAGGCGGCAAAGTGTTGGTGTTGGACTATAACCACGAAAAAATCCGGTGGCGGCCTTCTCCGCCGGAAAGCATGCAATATTTTTACCGGCAATTTTTGAAATGGCGCGCGGACGCCGGAATGAATAACGCCGTCGCCGACCATCTGGAGGAGTTGTTTCGCATGTGCGGGCTGGTCGATATTGCGGTGACGGATCAGTCCGAACGGGTCGCGAGGGGCGATCCCGGATTTGAGGCGGGCGTAAGTATATGGGCCGAGGTTGCGGCCAGCCGGGGACATCAGATGGTGGCGGACGGGTATTTGACGGAAGAAGAGCGGAGTCGGGCGGAAGCGGAATATCGGGAGTGGGCAAGGGAGGAGGCGGAGGAACAGGTCATGTATCTGTTGGCGGTGGAAGGGGTCCGTATATAA
- a CDS encoding bacitracin ABC transporter ATP-binding protein — translation MVLRAESLTKIYGSSGGALRKALDGITLDVRRGEFTAVMGPSGSGKTTLLNLLAGIDRPTSGSVRIDGTDPATLSRRDLALFRRRRIGFVFQDFNLLDNLTLRENILLPLALDRTQPDEMEARLSELARHLNIADILDKRPYEVSGGQQQRAAIARALIHEPAVVLADEPTGNLDSKSAYDVMAALRDMNENRGTTVLMVTHDPFAASFAGRVVFVKDGRLFSEIRRGDSRQLFFQRILDALGVLGGPFGEVAGPGLG, via the coding sequence ATCGTGCTGCGGGCGGAGTCGTTGACGAAAATTTACGGCTCTTCCGGCGGCGCGCTGCGCAAGGCGCTGGACGGCATCACACTCGACGTGCGGCGCGGGGAATTCACCGCCGTCATGGGGCCGTCGGGCAGCGGCAAGACGACGCTGCTCAATCTGCTCGCCGGCATCGACCGGCCGACGTCGGGCTCGGTGCGGATCGACGGAACCGATCCGGCGACGCTGTCCCGGCGCGATCTCGCGCTGTTCCGCAGGCGGCGCATCGGCTTCGTGTTTCAAGACTTCAACCTGCTCGACAATCTGACCTTGCGCGAAAACATTCTCCTGCCGCTCGCGCTCGACCGGACGCAGCCGGACGAGATGGAAGCGCGTCTTTCGGAGCTTGCGCGGCATCTGAATATCGCCGACATTCTCGACAAACGCCCCTACGAAGTGTCCGGAGGCCAGCAGCAGCGCGCCGCCATCGCGCGGGCGCTCATCCACGAACCGGCCGTCGTGCTGGCGGACGAACCGACGGGCAACCTGGATTCGAAGTCCGCGTACGACGTGATGGCGGCATTGCGCGACATGAACGAAAACCGCGGGACGACCGTGCTGATGGTGACGCACGACCCGTTTGCGGCGAGCTTCGCCGGCCGCGTCGTGTTCGTCAAGGACGGCCGGTTGTTCTCGGAAATCCGGCGCGGCGACAGCCGGCAACTGTTTTTCCAGCGTATTCTCGACGCGCTCGGCGTATTGGGGGGACCTTTCGGTGAAGTTGCGGGACCTGGCCTGGGCTAA
- a CDS encoding DNA-binding response regulator, whose product MYRIWIVEDEPKIAGAIAAHLEKYGYEPHIARDFRNLKRELADVRPHVVLLDIRLPFYDGYYWCRQFRTETNAPIIFISARSGETDQVMALDNGGDDYLVKPFSLDVMLAKVKSQIRRAYGSYSPAAAPPDILVVAGLSLDRNRFDVSFRDRSVRLSKTEFLLLEELARNAGKPIDRVALLERIWDDAASVDDNTLTVNIARIRRKLEQLGAPHALETVRGFGYRLAIPADAEAGVP is encoded by the coding sequence GTGTATCGCATTTGGATCGTCGAAGACGAACCGAAAATCGCCGGCGCGATCGCCGCCCATCTCGAAAAATACGGATACGAACCGCACATCGCCCGCGATTTCCGGAACCTCAAGCGCGAGCTGGCCGACGTCCGGCCGCACGTCGTGCTGCTCGACATCCGTCTTCCGTTTTACGACGGTTATTACTGGTGCAGGCAGTTCCGAACCGAGACGAACGCGCCGATCATTTTCATCTCCGCGCGTTCCGGCGAGACGGACCAGGTGATGGCGCTCGACAACGGCGGCGACGACTACCTCGTCAAGCCGTTTTCGCTCGACGTCATGCTCGCCAAGGTGAAAAGCCAGATCCGGCGCGCTTACGGTTCCTACTCGCCCGCCGCGGCGCCGCCGGACATACTGGTGGTCGCCGGGCTGTCGCTCGACCGCAACCGGTTCGACGTCTCGTTCCGCGACCGGTCCGTTCGTCTGAGCAAGACGGAGTTTCTGCTTCTGGAAGAGCTCGCCCGCAACGCCGGCAAACCAATCGACCGCGTCGCTCTGCTGGAGCGCATCTGGGACGATGCGGCCTCCGTCGACGACAACACGCTGACCGTCAATATCGCGCGTATACGCCGTAAACTGGAACAGCTCGGCGCCCCCCACGCGCTGGAGACCGTCCGCGGTTTCGGCTACCGGCTGGCGATTCCTGCGGATGCGGAGGCGGGCGTGCCGTGA
- a CDS encoding glutamine-hydrolyzing GMP synthase, with amino-acid sequence MSKPVEMIAVLDFGGQYNQLIARRIRDLGVYSELLPYHVSADKLRERAPKGIVFSGGPASVYDPRAPKPDPRVFELGVPILGICYGMQLMAHELGGRVEPADKREYGRAEVEFADHCALAKGLPGRQVVWMSHGDRVAELPPGFVVDARTEHAPVAAMSHAEKRLYGVQFHPEVRHTTHGDDMLRRFLFDVCGCGGGWTAETFIEDAVADIRSTVGDERVLCALSGGVDSAVTAALVHRAIGDRLTCMFIDHGLLRKGEADAVMETFAGKFAMNVVRIDARERFLARLKGVTDPEEKRKIIGNEFIYVFQEESAKFADFAFLAQGTLYTDVIESGTETAQTIKSHHNVGGLPASMKFRLIEPLRSLFKDEVRRVGERLGLPRDIVWRQPFPGPGLAIRVLGEVTEDKLVIVRESDAILREEIAKAGLDREIWQYFTVLLNLRSVGVMGDGRTYAHTVAVRAVTSVDGMTADWARIPYDVLERISNRIVNEVNGVNRVVFDITSKPPATIEWE; translated from the coding sequence ATGTCGAAACCGGTCGAGATGATCGCGGTGCTCGATTTCGGCGGACAGTACAACCAGCTGATCGCGCGCCGCATACGCGATCTCGGCGTCTACAGCGAGCTTTTGCCGTACCATGTGTCGGCGGACAAGCTTCGCGAGCGGGCGCCGAAAGGCATCGTCTTTTCCGGTGGTCCGGCGAGCGTCTACGATCCGCGCGCGCCGAAACCCGACCCGCGCGTGTTCGAGCTCGGCGTGCCGATTCTCGGCATTTGCTACGGCATGCAGCTGATGGCGCACGAATTGGGCGGTCGCGTCGAGCCGGCGGACAAGCGGGAATACGGACGGGCGGAAGTCGAATTCGCCGATCATTGCGCATTGGCGAAAGGGTTGCCGGGCCGGCAGGTCGTCTGGATGAGCCACGGCGATCGCGTCGCCGAACTGCCGCCGGGGTTTGTGGTCGACGCGCGGACGGAGCATGCTCCGGTTGCGGCGATGAGCCATGCCGAAAAACGACTGTACGGCGTCCAGTTTCATCCGGAAGTGCGGCATACGACGCACGGCGACGACATGCTGCGTCGGTTTTTGTTCGACGTGTGCGGGTGCGGGGGCGGCTGGACGGCGGAGACGTTCATCGAGGACGCCGTCGCCGATATCCGGAGCACGGTCGGGGACGAGCGGGTCCTGTGCGCATTGAGCGGAGGCGTCGATTCGGCGGTGACGGCGGCGCTTGTTCACCGGGCGATCGGCGACCGGCTGACGTGCATGTTCATCGACCACGGCCTGCTTCGCAAAGGCGAAGCGGACGCCGTCATGGAAACGTTTGCTGGCAAGTTCGCGATGAACGTCGTCCGGATCGACGCGCGCGAACGGTTTCTCGCCCGGCTGAAGGGCGTGACCGACCCGGAGGAAAAGCGCAAGATCATCGGCAATGAATTCATCTACGTTTTCCAGGAAGAATCGGCGAAATTCGCGGATTTCGCGTTTCTCGCGCAGGGGACGCTGTATACCGACGTGATCGAAAGCGGGACGGAGACGGCGCAGACGATCAAGTCGCACCACAATGTCGGCGGTCTGCCGGCTTCGATGAAATTCCGGCTGATCGAGCCGCTCAGATCTTTGTTCAAGGACGAGGTGCGCCGGGTCGGCGAGCGGCTCGGCCTGCCGCGCGACATCGTCTGGCGGCAGCCGTTTCCGGGGCCGGGGCTGGCGATCCGCGTGCTCGGCGAGGTGACGGAGGACAAGCTCGTCATCGTGCGCGAATCAGACGCGATTTTACGCGAGGAAATCGCGAAGGCGGGTCTCGACCGGGAGATTTGGCAATATTTCACTGTTCTTCTAAATTTAAGGAGTGTCGGTGTAATGGGCGACGGGCGAACGTACGCGCACACGGTCGCGGTGCGGGCGGTGACGTCGGTCGACGGCATGACGGCGGACTGGGCGCGCATCCCGTACGACGTGCTGGAGCGCATCTCGAATCGAATCGTCAACGAAGTCAACGGCGTCAATCGCGTCGTGTTCGACATCACGTCGAAGCCGCCGGCGACGATCGAGTGGGAGTAA
- a CDS encoding guanine permease yields MERLFDLRGRGTNVRTELIAGVTTFVTMAYILFVNVRFLGEDGAGMPDEAVFFATAVAAGVVSLAMGLFVNVPVALAPGMGLNAYFMSVVLGSGGTITWQIALGAVFVSGLLFVLLTVTRVRQTMVAAVPPSLRAGITVGIGLFIATIGLKMSGLMTISVPPGHAVDPAKGGVLAGDAFLPALGDFIHRRDAQLALVTLAVIAVLMALRVRGALLIGIAVGTLVGVPMGVTDFSALGSAGWLPDFDRLAVGALDVKGALAVGLIDIILLFTFVELFDSFGTLVGTLNRAGLLKDRKQGERTVGRAMLVDAAGVSAGALLGTSTVTAYIESASGIAAGGRTGLTAVTTGVLFLAALWLAPLALVVPSAVTAPALIAVGVLMAAQVREIEWDDVVEAFPAFLTIVLMPLTYSIANGICAGIVAYTLLGTARAWLVRDRKAAVHWILWLFTALIVFRYVWLGLGE; encoded by the coding sequence CTGGAACGACTGTTCGATCTGCGCGGGCGCGGGACGAACGTGCGGACGGAGCTGATCGCCGGCGTCACGACGTTCGTCACGATGGCGTACATTCTGTTCGTCAACGTTCGGTTTCTCGGCGAAGACGGCGCCGGCATGCCGGACGAGGCGGTGTTTTTCGCGACCGCCGTCGCCGCCGGAGTTGTTTCGCTGGCGATGGGGCTGTTCGTCAACGTGCCGGTCGCGCTGGCGCCGGGAATGGGGTTGAATGCGTATTTCATGTCGGTCGTGCTCGGTTCGGGCGGAACGATTACGTGGCAGATCGCGCTCGGAGCCGTTTTTGTGTCCGGGCTGTTGTTCGTGCTTTTGACGGTGACCCGGGTGCGGCAGACGATGGTCGCGGCGGTGCCGCCGTCGCTGCGCGCGGGGATTACGGTCGGCATCGGGCTGTTCATCGCGACGATCGGCCTGAAGATGAGCGGTCTGATGACGATCTCCGTGCCGCCGGGGCACGCGGTCGACCCGGCGAAAGGAGGCGTGCTCGCGGGCGATGCGTTTTTGCCGGCGCTCGGCGACTTTATCCATCGCCGCGACGCGCAGCTGGCGCTCGTCACGCTGGCGGTCATCGCCGTGCTTATGGCACTGCGGGTGCGCGGGGCGCTCTTGATCGGCATCGCCGTGGGGACGCTGGTCGGCGTGCCGATGGGCGTGACCGATTTTTCGGCGCTAGGTAGCGCAGGATGGCTGCCGGATTTCGACCGGCTGGCCGTCGGCGCGCTCGACGTGAAAGGAGCGCTTGCGGTCGGGCTCATCGATATCATTTTGCTGTTTACGTTCGTCGAGCTGTTCGACTCGTTCGGCACGCTCGTCGGGACGCTGAACCGCGCCGGTCTGTTGAAAGACCGCAAACAAGGCGAGCGGACGGTCGGCCGCGCGATGCTGGTCGACGCCGCGGGCGTCAGTGCGGGTGCGCTGCTCGGGACGAGCACGGTAACCGCGTATATCGAAAGCGCGAGCGGCATCGCGGCGGGCGGACGAACGGGGCTGACGGCGGTGACGACCGGCGTGCTGTTTCTCGCAGCGCTGTGGCTGGCGCCGCTTGCGCTCGTCGTGCCGTCGGCGGTGACGGCGCCCGCGCTGATCGCGGTCGGTGTGCTGATGGCGGCGCAGGTGCGGGAGATCGAGTGGGACGACGTCGTCGAGGCGTTTCCCGCGTTTCTGACGATCGTGCTGATGCCGCTGACGTACAGCATCGCCAACGGAATTTGCGCCGGCATCGTGGCGTATACGCTGCTCGGGACGGCGCGGGCGTGGCTGGTTCGAGACAGGAAAGCTGCTGTACATTGGATTCTCTGGTTATTTACAGCGCTGATCGTGTTCCGGTACGTGTGGCTCGGGTTGGGCGAATGA